The following coding sequences lie in one Deltaproteobacteria bacterium genomic window:
- a CDS encoding nitroreductase family protein, giving the protein MESKAILDFICRRRSVRRYQKKEIAAEILELLMKAAMAAPSGNNVQPWEFVIVQDPQIKEALSRVHPWVYMAAEAPAAIVVLGDKSSESPPPHTKYRKDKIHWDRY; this is encoded by the coding sequence ATGGAGTCCAAAGCAATCCTCGATTTTATCTGCCGCCGCAGGAGTGTCCGGCGCTATCAGAAAAAAGAAATTGCCGCGGAAATCTTAGAGCTACTGATGAAGGCCGCCATGGCCGCTCCCAGCGGGAACAATGTTCAGCCCTGGGAATTCGTGATCGTCCAGGATCCCCAAATCAAAGAAGCCTTGTCCCGCGTCCACCCCTGGGTTTACATGGCTGCTGAGGCCCCTGCGGCCATTGTTGTCTTGGGAGATAAAAGTTCAGAATCTCCCCCTCCTCATACCAAATACCGTAAAGATAAAATTCACTGGGATCGCTATTGA